From a single Azospirillaceae bacterium genomic region:
- a CDS encoding iron-sulfur cluster assembly accessory protein: MNFTITPAARRFIRFMLLADGGPDAGFRLVLSPGGCSGLSADMSVRAAPEPGDAVVERDDVRLFLPVESRLLLDGVTIDFADGAAQTGLVFRDPKAVSCGTAAAAPMVRIQ, translated from the coding sequence ATGAACTTCACGATCACCCCGGCCGCCCGGCGCTTCATCCGTTTCATGCTGCTGGCCGATGGTGGGCCGGACGCCGGCTTCCGCCTGGTGCTCAGCCCCGGCGGCTGTTCCGGCCTGTCCGCCGACATGAGCGTGCGGGCGGCCCCCGAACCGGGCGACGCGGTGGTGGAGCGGGACGACGTCCGGCTGTTCCTGCCGGTGGAAAGCCGCCTGCTGCTGGACGGCGTCACCATCGATTTCGCGGACGGTGCCGCGCAGACCGGCCTGGTGTTCCGCGACCCTAAGGCCGTGTCCTGCGGCACGGCGGCGGCGGCACCGATGGTGCGGATCCAATAG
- a CDS encoding 4Fe4S-binding leucine-rich repeat protein translates to MTDIDEALDWLGDAVSCGACGHGDLLAAGRCRLKHACVNDRYARRIDRFFTWNPALADRYLGHPHFEVRAIAAKHAEIFLLPPLLGDPEETVRWNAVRRLPRRYALRLRDDPHREVRIRVATLLDEADLIPMVRDPDYYVRLVVARRVGPGLLARMIDDKEAEVRRVVAARAPADWLIRMAADADADVRHTVSKRLPGDLLPRLKHDPDWRVRFEVASRAPEGQVADLAHDEDILVREMVAARLSPVRPATPHPLLEFVP, encoded by the coding sequence ATGACTGACATCGACGAGGCCCTGGACTGGCTGGGGGACGCGGTCTCCTGTGGCGCCTGCGGCCATGGCGACCTGCTGGCGGCCGGGCGCTGCCGGCTGAAGCACGCCTGCGTCAATGATCGTTACGCCCGCCGCATCGACCGCTTCTTTACCTGGAACCCGGCCCTGGCCGACCGCTATCTCGGCCATCCGCATTTTGAGGTGCGGGCCATTGCGGCCAAGCATGCCGAAATTTTCCTGTTGCCGCCCCTGCTGGGCGATCCGGAGGAAACGGTGCGCTGGAACGCCGTGCGCCGCCTGCCCCGGCGCTACGCCCTGCGCCTGCGCGACGATCCGCATCGGGAGGTGCGCATCCGCGTCGCCACCCTGCTGGATGAGGCGGACCTGATCCCCATGGTGCGCGACCCCGACTATTACGTGCGCCTGGTGGTGGCGCGGCGGGTCGGTCCCGGCCTGCTGGCCCGCATGATCGACGACAAGGAGGCGGAGGTGCGCCGCGTGGTGGCCGCCCGCGCGCCGGCCGACTGGCTGATCCGCATGGCCGCCGATGCCGACGCCGACGTGCGCCACACCGTGTCGAAACGCCTGCCGGGGGATCTGCTGCCCCGCCTGAAGCACGACCCGGACTGGCGCGTGCGCTTCGAGGTCGCCAGCCGGGCGCCTGAAGGCCAGGTCGCCGACCTGGCGCATGACGAGGACATCCTGGTGCGGGAAATGGTGGCCGCCCGCCTGTCGCCGGTCCGCCCAGCGACCCCGCACCCCCTGCTGGAGTTCGTGCCATGA
- a CDS encoding nitrogen fixation protein NifZ, with protein sequence MSNIVRDSDVVEIVDPPTFTYGEKVRSRRTIRNDGTYAGKEIGDILARKGEEGYVVSIGTFLQQFYIYGVEFPGSGHRVGMKRKELEAVLAPAEDEDLPLPTALPVRGQPGVGGPS encoded by the coding sequence ATGAGCAATATCGTCCGCGACAGCGACGTGGTGGAGATCGTCGATCCGCCCACCTTCACCTACGGGGAAAAGGTGCGGTCCCGCCGCACCATCCGCAACGACGGCACCTACGCCGGGAAGGAGATCGGCGACATCCTGGCCCGCAAGGGGGAGGAGGGCTACGTCGTCAGCATCGGCACCTTCCTGCAGCAGTTCTACATCTATGGTGTCGAATTCCCGGGCAGCGGCCACCGCGTCGGCATGAAACGCAAGGAGCTGGAGGCGGTGCTGGCCCCGGCGGAGGATGAGGATCTGCCCCTGCCCACCGCCCTGCCGGTCCGGGGCCAGCCCGGCGTCGGGGGCCCATCATGA
- a CDS encoding nitrogen fixation protein NifZ, which yields MIEPRQPLYQWGQRMRTLADLVNDGSYPDAPPDALLEAAGTVGEIVQVGTHVDSGTPVYLVEFPDRRVVGCLEEEIVPV from the coding sequence ATGATCGAGCCCCGGCAGCCCCTCTACCAATGGGGCCAGCGCATGCGCACCCTGGCCGACCTGGTCAATGACGGATCCTACCCCGACGCGCCGCCGGACGCCCTGCTGGAGGCGGCCGGCACGGTGGGGGAGATCGTGCAGGTCGGGACCCATGTCGACAGCGGCACGCCCGTCTACCTGGTCGAGTTTCCCGACCGGCGGGTGGTGGGCTGCCTGGAGGAAGAGATCGTGCCGGTTTGA